Genomic segment of Granulicella aggregans:
TTGTTCCTCGCGATGGGTGGGGCACTCGATCTCAGTACCCAATCGTGTGAAGATAAAACACGACACAAGAAGCCACCAGGCAGTAGATCCCGAAGAGATACCAGCGGCCTGACTCCAGCCAACTGCTGAGCCACTTCAGCGCCACCAGCCCCGCGAAGAAGGCGAAGACCGCTCCCAGCAGAGCGCTTACCAGCGTCCCGTGCAGATCGATTGGCGTCCCCGCCGCAGTCGCTTCATGCGTCGCCTTCAAAAGGCGCAGCAGCTCACGCGCAACCACCGGCGGAGTCAGCACCACGGCCAGCGCGAAGCTGAACCGCTCCGCCCGTTCCTTCGTTGCGCCAACCAGCATCCCGGCTGAGATTGTCGCGCCTGAGCGCGAGAATCCGCGGAAGGGAAGACAGAGCCCCTGCACGGCTCCAATCCATCCTGCCTGCCGCATGGTCACCGTCGCGCCGGCGCGCAGATCGGCAGAGTGATCCACGATCTCCGCCATCTTTCGCTTCTCCAACAGGCCGGCGATCAGAATAATCACGCCTGCCGCAGCCAGTGCCGGAGCTACCAGGTCAAGCCGTCCGAACAGCAACTCAATCTCTGCCTTTGGAGCGCCCTTGAACGCGGTCTTCTCGATGATTTTGATAATCACTTCGCCGATGATGCCCGTCAGAAGCGTCGCCCACACGATGCGGATCAGCACCCGCTTGAACGCGTCGGCTGTCGCGAAGTAGCTCTTCTTCCACTGATTCCAGAAGTAAGCAATCACAGCGAACATGGTACCGGTATGCAGCATCACCAGCACCAGCGTCATCTGGGGGGAGGAGGGATCGAGTCCAAGCAGCTTTTCCGCCACCACAACGTGCGCCGAACTGGAAACCGGCAGAAGTTCAGCAAGTCCCTGCACGATGGCAAGGATCACGACCTGAAAAATTGGCATGCCATATATTCTATAGCGTCACCATGAACGCACCCTTAAGGCGCCACCCCGGCCCTTGTCATCCTTCGCCGTAGGCGGAGGATCTGCTTCTCCACCGCCACAATCGTCCATCATCAGCCGGGTGCCGCTATCTGGGCGGTTTTATCACCAGATGTGGGACCCATGCCACGACATCCTCTGCTCTTCAATCCCGGTCATTGCCAAAGATCGGAATCCCCTGCGCCACCCGATACGCGATGCTGGCGGCCCGTGCCGTGTAGTCCGACTTGGGATACTCGGCCTGCATCTCCGCCGCCAGCGACTTCGTCCGTTCCGCGGCAGCGTCGGCCTTCTTCTTGTTCTCGTCCACCAAGTACATGGAGACCAGCACGCCCTGACGGTACGTAGCGTCGTAGAGTGCCTCGTCCGACTTCGGCCCGCCGGGAAACTGCTTTGCGTACTTCTCGTACAGCCCGGATTCCATCTCCGGACACTTCGGCAGCCCCTGCCAGTCCCCGCAGAGCTTGTTGTCGATCAGGTAGAAGGCGGCCATCGCGGCCCACTTCGTTCCCGGATACTGCTTCATCAGGCGCTTCATGTCGCCTTCATAGATCTGCGGCCGAAGGTACGCATCCTGCTCCTTCGCCGAGGGCAGCGAGCTTACATCCAGCTTCTCCAGCCGCCAGCGCACATCTGCCGACCGCCACGCCGCCTCGGGCGCAAGCGGAGAGTTCGGATAGTACTCCGCCACTCTTCGATAAAGTAGATGAGCCTGCACCGCCGCATCCTTCGGAGCGTGAGGCTGTTCGGCTTCGCTCTCAAGATTTGCCGCCGCACCAAACAGAATCGCGTCGCCGTTCGGTGTCGACGGCGAGACAACTCCCTTGTCCCGGATCCATCCCGAGGCCGGGGTCACGTTGTCTTCGTCCGATAGTTCCGGAACATCGCTGTCATCGGTCTTGTCGGCGATGTCGGTGTTCGCGAATACCCGCGCCCATTGTCCGTTTCGCTCGGTTACCACCACCTCATGCCCCGGCGTCACCAGAGACACCCGCTGCGAATCCGCATCCGCGTTCACGTACACAATGGCCTGGTGCAGCAGTGTTGCCTTGGCCGACCGGTCATACCCGGACTGATTGTCCTTGTTCTTCTTCTGTGCCGATGCCGCACCTATACCGGCCAATAAGATCAGTCCCGCGACGCCTGAAGTCTTCCCGATCATTCACCCCTCGCATTCGTCTCTATTAGACGCCCACTTGAAGACCGCGACAGCATTGCCGACGACTGGGCTCTCTGTCTATTGAAATTTCACATAGCTGAAAGTGGAATATCGCTGCGCACGAGTGTAGATTTGCCGCATGAAGGCTCTCGCTTCGCATCGCTCTCTTCACGTCTCTGCCCTGGCGGTAATGATCTTTGCCGCTATGCAACTGGTGATGGGATGCGGCGGGGCCGTTCCCTGTTCCTATATGAACGTCGTAACTGTTTCTCCTGCGGTTGGTAGCGCCGACCATCTCGCGGTCGCCCCAGGAGACCAGCAACAGTTCTCTGCATTCTCTCAGGAACTGCCAACGGCAAACTCATCTGGATGCGCGGTGCCGAACGTGATTGCAAAGCTCACGCCCACCTGGACTGTCTCGGACTCCACCAACGTCAAGATCAGCTCGGCCCAGGACGCCACAAATGGTCTCGCGACTTGCATTGGCACCACGAAATCCCCGGTCACCGTAACTGCTTTCGGCGTCCTCGCAGCAGGTGGAGCAACCCAAACCCTCGGGACGGCGACGCTGACCTGCAAGTAGCCAGCCCAAGACAGAATCGCCATCGTTACAGAAGCGTCATCTCGACCGGAGCCGTGCAGCCTTATCGCCTAGCGCAGCGGAGAGATCCCCGCATTTCGATTTTCAGACCTGCGCTATCTCGGCCATCAACTTACTCTTTAGTTCCGTCTCAATATTCCCCCCACTCATGATCACGACCACCCGCTCCGCTTTCGGCAGCGCGTCCGCATGAAACAGCGCAGCCGCAAGCGTAACTGCCCCGCTCGGCTCCGGCACCAACTTCGTTGACCGCAGCAGAAACCGCGTAGCCGCGAAGATCTCCTCCTCGCTCACCGTTACGATCCCGTCCACATACTTCAGCACATGCTCGAAGTTCAATTGCCCCAAGGACTGCGTTCGCAGACCATCGCCGATAGTTCGCGTCGTCTTCTCCGCAGGCCACTCCACCAGCGTCTTCGTCTCGAACGACTCCTTCGCGTCGGCCGCGAGCTCCGGCTCCGCCCCCCAGACTTTCACTCCGTGTGAGGTGAGCTTAATGGCGGTAGCTGTGCCGCTGAGCAACCCGCCACCGCTCACCGGCGAGAGCACCAGCACGTCCTCGCCCGCGGGCTTGCCAGTGGCCTCTGCAAGCTGTTCCATGATCTCCAGTCCGCACGTCCCTTGTCCGGCAATAATCCTCAGGTCGTCATAGGGAGGGATGATCGCATACCCAAACCGCTCTGCCAGCTCCTCAGCCTTGCGCTTTCGGTCAGAGCTGGCATTGCCGACCAGCACAATCTCCGCACCAAGAGCGGCTGTAGCCTCGCGCTTCACCATCGGAGCGTTGCCCGGCATCACGATCACCGCCTTCGCTCCCACCGCGCGCGCCGCATAGGCCACGCCCTGGGCATGGTTACCGCTCGAATACGTGATGAACCCGCGTTCGGCCGCGCTCGGGCCCTGCTCCACCATCGACGCGATCATGTTGTAAGCGCCGCGCAGCTTGAAGCTGCCAATCGGCTGCTCGCTCTCCGCCTTCACGTACAGTTCGAACGGCGGCGCTTCCATCCCCGCTTCAGCAAAAACCTCCGCCCCGATCCGATGCAGACCCGTCCGCACCGCAACATTCGCAATCCTTCGCCTTGCCGCCTCGAAGTCCTCAGTTGCAACCGTATTCGCCATATCGATATTCTAGGCCGCTAGCAGCATGCGTTGTAAGGAACGAGCCTCATCAAACGCTGGGGTGCATCTGCAATCGGCGGGCACATAATCGGACCGTATGGAGTCTCCAACGTACGCGTGGGGTCGTAAAAGTGAAGGTAGAACGCGAATCGCAGTGTTCCAGTCCCATAAACGCAGCGCCTCCGTCTCTGAATAAGGATCATGCCATCGAAAGAGAGAAGCGCTTCGTCCCATGGAACCTGAAAGTTGTGCGGAAACCTCTGGTCCTTGCCCTTGAGATAGATTTGCCCGATCTCTTTCATCTGTCGGAAGCTTTCGTCCGGGCGATGAACGAGCGCTTCAATCAATACAAGGTCTTTAAAATGCGCCGCAGTTAATTCATCCGAGCCTGTCACTCGCCATTGCTGTTTATAAGTCGCCTTTCGAATGAATGGCCGATACACCCCTAGTATCTCGAGCTTTGAAGGTGGTGCGTGTTCTCGTGTCAGTAAATCAAATTTGTCGATCATCGCTTCTGTTCCGCTGCTCTCATTACCTTCGCAAAGAAATCGATCAGCCGCCACTGATCCTCCGCCGTCGGCTGGCTGCTTTCGAAATCAATATGAGAGATCACCGGGCTTACCAGTGCCGCCTTGAGCGCTGCGGGCGGTAGCTCCTTCGCCAGCCATAGCGTCTCCGCCGAAGGGATGATGTTGTCCGCCTCGCCATGCAGCAGATATACCGGCACCGTCAGTCCGGCCAGCTTTCCATGCGGAGAGAGATCTTCCAACTCCTTCGTATGGCGGAGGTCCGAATTCACAAGCATCTCCTGAGTTCCATCCAGCTCGGTGTCCATCAGGTTCTTCGCTTCGACCTTCTGCGCTGCAGTCAGCGCCGCCATGGTCGAGATCTCCGCTGCCTTGTCCTCGTAAAGATGCGCCCGCAGTACCGTCTTGATCGCCGGAACATCCGCGGCGGCAACGAAGTCCTCGACATACTGATACTCCAGCACCAGCGGCCCGTACTCATGAGGCTTCAGCTCTTCGACGGACCCGTTTGGCCGAAGATCGCGTCCCGTCCGGTAGTACTCTGTTACCCGCGCCATGGAGTCCTGCGACCCCACCGCCAGCACAAACTTGAACGCCGTCTTGTACGCGGGCTCCGAAGCCGCCACCAGAGCCAATCCCCCCGAAAAGCTCAGCCCGACCACTCCCACCTGCGTGCCCGTCTGCGTCGCAAACCACTTCGCCGACTCCCCAATCGTCCGCACCGAGCTTGCATCGACGTGGTAGTCCTTGATGTCCGGCAGCTCTGGCGTCAGCACCCGTACCCCGCAGTTTGAGATTGCCTTCGCGAACGCCTCCAGCCTCGGCTCATCGATCCCAAGGTGATGGACTCCATGCAGCACCACCAACGCTGGAGCATCTTTTTTCCCAACAGGCAGATACTCCCGCGCCCGCACGACCTGTTGCTTGCCGTCGTTCGCTGGGATGGAAAAACTGATATCCGTGATCGCGATCGGAGCAGCCACCGTCGCAGCGATCGGCCCCGGAACCGGCTGTCCTCCCAGGATCTTCAGGATGGCGACCGCCTGCAGATGCGTCCGCACCCACGGCCACAGAGCTAGCGAAAACACCAGCAGGGAAGCGGTCGCCAACGCTCCAGCCCGCGTCCATTTGCGCCGATTCTGCTCCTGATGCTGCCGCATCGAACGCAGCCGCCTCAGCGAAGACCCCGGCCTGCTCAGCGCGCGGCCCAACCGCTCCAGCGGCTTGCGTCTCACCTTATGGTGTTGAAGATCTGTCCCGCTCATGGTGTCTCACGAGCATACCGCGACACTCGCAACTTTGACGTGGACACTTGCGAATCGGGCTTTAGTTGCCGTCATCCTGAGCATGGCGAAGGATCCCCGCATCTCGCTTTTCGTATGCAAGAGTACAATGCAAAAGGCACAGCCGAAGCCGTGCCTTTCTCTTCCCTCATTTTCGAAGCGTCAGATCTCCAGAATCACCGGCATAATCAGCGGTCTGCGGCTGGTGCTCTTCTGAATGAACCGCTTCAGATCGTTCCGCACCTTCTCCTTGACCACGCCGTAGTCCTGCTTCTCTTCCGCGCTTGAGCTGTTCAGCGTCTTCTGCACGATGTTCCGAGCCTCATTGATCACCTGCTCGTCATCCACCGCGAAGCCGCGCATCACCAACTCCGGCAGGCTCTCCACTTGTCCCGTTCGCTTGTTGATCGCGATAATCGGCAGCAGGATGCCGTCCTCGGAGATATGCTTGCGGTCTCGAATGACGACATCTTCCACCACTTCGATCGAGCCGCCCGAATCGATGCAAACTCGGCCGGTCGTGACCTTGCCATTCTTAACCGCAGTGTTCTTGTCGAGGTCGAGGATCTCGCCGTCTTCCAGCAGAATCACCTTCTCCACCACGCCCACCTCTGCCGCAAGCTCCGCGTGGCGCTTCAGGTGGCGATAGTCGCCGTGGACAGGGATGAAGAACTTCGGCTTGACCAGGTTGATCATCAGCCGCAGCTCTTCCTGGCTCCCGTGGCCGCTGACGTGGATCAAACCCTGTGTCCCGTCATCGTGGATCACCTTCGCGTCGCGGCGCTCCAGGTGGTCGATCATGCGGTAGATGCCCTTCTCGTTGCCCGGAATCACGCGCGAGCTCAGTAGAACGGTATCGCCCGGATCGATCTTCGCAAACTTGTGGTTGTTTACCGCCGCCCGGCTCAGCGCAGACATCGGCTCGCCCTGCGTACCCGAGATCATGATGCAGACCTTATCTGGAGCCATCTCCTTGATCTGTCCCGGATTGATGATCAATCCCTTCGGCAGATCGAGGTAGCCCAGGTCTTGCGCAATCTCGGTCGAGTTATCGAGCGACCGGCCAATGATCGCGACCTTGCGGCCGTGATTGTGCGCCAGCTCCATGGCCAGCCGAATTCTGTGGATCGACGACGAGAAGCAGCTGAAGAACAGCTTCTTCTTCGTACGCGCGAAGATCTCATCCAGCCGCGGCTTGACGGCGCGTTCGCTCGGCGTATATCCGGGTCGATCGACGTTGGTCGAGTCCTGCAGTAGCGCCAGCACGCCGTTCTTGCCCAACTCCGCAAACGCGTGCAGGTCGAACGGCTTGCCATCCGGCGACGAGAGATCGATCTTGAAGTCGCCCGTATGCAGCACCACGCCGACAGGCGTGTGAATGGCCAGAGCCACGCAGTCCACCAGCGAGTGCGTCACCCGGATCGGCATGATCGAGAACGGCCCCAGCGTGAACCGGTGTCCCGGAAGCATCTCGATCAGGTCGGCATCGTCCAGCAGGCGGTGCTCTTCAAGCTTGCCCTCGACGTAGGCCAGCGTGAACTCCGTACCGTAGACGGGAACGTTCAGCTCGGAGAGTATCCACGGCAGACCGCCAATGTGGTCCTCGTGTCCATGCGTAAGGACAATGGCCTTTACTTTAGACCGGTTCTCGACCAGGTAGCTGATGTCCGGAACAACGATGTCCACACCCAGCAGTTCTTCTTCAGGAAACATCAGGCCAGCGTCGATGACAATAATGTCGTCTTGCCAGCGGAGGGCCATGCAGTTCATGCCGAACTCACCAAGGCCCCCGAGGGGGATCATGCGTAATTTATCTTGAGCCATCAACTCTTGAGTTTAGCAGCAGTCAAGGGCAGAGGCGTGATAGCCTTCCCATTGATTTCGCGAGACTCGCAACCGTAGTGCTCGTTGGAACTAAGACTTGCCATACTTTGAGGAGCAGGCGTTGAACAAGGTCGATCGGCGTGCCTTCATCCAACTCTCCACCGGCGCAGTCCTGACAGCGGGCGCAGCCCCCCTGCTCGCGGACGAATCTTCCCCACGGATCACCAGCCAGAATGGTCTCGTCCGGGTCGCCGGCGCAAACTACACCTGGGAGTATTCCCAGCGAGCCGACACCTTCACCCTCCGCGACTCCCAGCAGCGCGTCGTTGTTCGGGCAAACCATCAACTCGCCGTCGTGGTCGCACCAGCCGCCAACCCATCCGATCGGATCACTGTCCTGGGCCAGCCCACCAGCGTTCGTGTCGAGGGCAACCGTGTCGTCATCACCTACGAGTCCGTGCACCGCGCTGCCCGCGTCTCCGTTACCTGGCGGTTCGACAAAGAGGGCATCTGGACTGAGCCGATAACCTACGACTCGCCCGATACTCACGACATTGTCAGCCTGCACTACTTCGCGGCTCATAACGACTCCCGCGTCCTCCCCGCCCTGCACGCCTCGTTCTACGTCGTCCCCGGCATCAGCGAGAGCGGAGCGATCAGCCCCATCCAGCACAACGGCGTCCATCTCGATGAGAGCTTCTGGCTGGGCCGAGGCAGCGCGCTGCCCGGCCTGTCGCAGCAGTGGGCGCTGCCTGTCCACTACTTCGCCGGATTCAGCACCCCTTACCCCGTTCCGGAGCGCGACCTCTACACCAAGGCACAATCCGACGCCTTCGCCTGCGGCCTTGCCGACCTCCCCGGTGGCGACCTCTTCCTCCAGTTCCACGAAGCAGCATGCGCTCCCTGGATCGACTACCGCAGCGACATCTGGCACCACCTCCGCACGCCTGGGAGCGTTACCCTCGGCGCGACGCTCCTCTGGACCGTCGCTCCCGGCTACTACGAGGCCATCGCCGCGTACTACGACGGGCTCATCGCAGCCGGAGTCATCAAGCCAAAGCATTCGTCACCCGCCAAAGCCGCCGTCACGCTTACACCGGAGTTCTGCACCTGGGGCCCGCAGCGCGAACGCGATAGGACCGGCCCCAAGCTCGACGAGGCCTTCCTCAACGACCTCTACGCGGACCTGAAGTCGTCGGGCATGAACGCGGGCCTCTTCTCCATCGACGACAAGTGGGAGAGCAGCTACGGCACCCTCGAGCACTCCGCCACCCGGCTTCCGCACTTCGAGCAGTTCCTCGCGCAGGTCCGCGCCGACGGCCGCAAGATCGGGATGTGGGCTGCCCTGATGCGCTGCGAGCGCCCGGAAGAACTCGGCCTCACGCTCGACCACATGCTCAAGCAGCCCGACGGCAAACCCTTCACCGCCGGCGACCCGCCCTACTACCTGCTGGACTTTACCCAGCCGCTCGTCGCGGAAGTGCTCGATAAGGCCGTCCGCAAGTTCATCCACCGCTACAGCCCCGATGTCTTCAAGTTCGACTTCGGCTACGAGCTGCCCGCGCTCAGCGTCGCCGCGCCGAAGGACATGGCTTACGCCGGTGAGCGCCTGATGAAGCGTGGCCTCGATGTCGTCATCACAGCCATGAAGCAGGAAAAGCCCGACCTGGTCGTGATGTACTACAACCTTTCGCCGCTCTTCCTTGACTACTTCGATCTGCACAGCCTCGACGACCTGGTCCTCAACTTCGGCGACTACGACGTCGAGGCCAACCGCCGCATCTTCTTTTCGAGCCTGATGGGTCGCCTCGGCGTGCCCACCTATGGCTCGACCGGCTACGACTGGGCCACCGCTCCGCACATCTGGTTCGACTCCGCCGCCGTCGGCACCATCGGATCGCTGAACGACTTTCGCGGCGATGAGCAGGGCGAAGTTGGCACGCCCGAAATCATCGCGCGCTACAACGGCATCGCCCGCATCCTGCGTCCTTCGACCACGTTCGAGATCGTCCCAATCGGTGCCATCCCCATCTCCGCCAGCCTCGGCGCTCACGCCCGTTCGTGGGCGCGGTTCGAAGGAGGCAACCTCGTCCTACTCGCCTGGCGTCCCTATGGCCCGGATGAAGAGAGCCCGCTCGCCACCAACCGGAACGACTCCCGGATCAAAGACGCCGTCCGGTCATCTGCCCCGGTCGTCGTGGCCTCACCCGACAGCTACGCCATCACGCGCAGCTCGTCGCTCGGCATCGTCTTCTATGGCGGTGATACGGTCGACATTCGCCGAACCCACGGCAGCAAGGCAGCAATCGTCAGCCACTACTTTGGCGGCGCAACCATTGCGTCCAAGGCCGCCGTTGCCGATGGCCGCCTCAAGATCAGTGTTGCGCCTCACGACGCCAACGCGCACCCGCTCGAATGGGTCGAGGTGAATATCTCCTAGACCGGATTCGAGGTAGTCACTACTTCCTCAAATTCCGTCATTCTGAGCGGAGCGAAGAATCCCCGCATTTTCTTCGAAGTGCCAAGGATCTTGACCAAGCGGAGATTTCACTCAGCGTAGCAAGTCCTCTAGCGCCAGCGACAACTCTGTCTTCTCGTCGCGATACTTCACGATCACCGGCGTGTACACGCTCAGCCCCCACTCCGCGCCGTTGCCCTTGGTGATCCCGCGCGACCCCGGCACCACCACCGCACCGGCCGGAATAATCAACGGCATCTCTGCCGTAGCCTTCAGCACCGTCCCATTCACCAGGTCGTAGACCGGTGTCCCGCGCGTCAGCACAGTACCTGCCGCCAGCACCGCCTTCGACCGCACAATCGTTCCCTCATACACGCCTGTATTTCCGCCAACCAGCACATCGTCTTCGATGATGACCGGGCTTGCGTTCACCGGCTCCAGTACGCCGCCTATCTGCGCGGCTGCCGAGAGATGCACCCGCTTGCCGATCTGCGCGCAACTGCCCACCAGCGCGTGGGAGTCCACCATCGTGCCTTCATCCACATACGCGCCCACGTTCACATACGCCGGAGGCATAACCACCACGCTCTTCGCGAGATAAGCGCCGGACCGCACGCTCGACCCACCTGGAACCACGCGCACGCCATCACCGACCGCAAACCGCCTCGCCGGATACGTCGCCTTATCGACGAAGCCTAATCCTTCCGCTCCACCCATCTCCGTCATCTGCCCCAGCCGGAATCCAAGCAGAATTCCGCGTTTCACCCAGGCATTCACCCGCCATCCGGTGGCCGAAGCCGCATCCGGCTCCGCCGACCGCAGCGTGCCTGCCTCAAGCGCTCCGCGCAACTCTAGAAAAGCCGTCATCGCCTCGTTGTTGCCAATCGCATCCGCGCCCAGCGCAAAGTACTTCTCAATCGTCAGTTCAAGTGACACAGTTCTCTCCGTTACTCGTTTGTTCTACTTCTCTATAGCGTTACGAATGCTCGGGTGCCCCATCCATCGCGCCGTTGTCTTATGCGATGGGTGGGAACGATGAAGCTCGATGTGTGGGCTTTTACTCCCTAAAACATCCGCAGATCCGCACCGCTAGGCGGAGCTTCCACCAGCAGCCCAAGCTCCCCCGCAATCCGCTCCAGCTTGCGCTGCGTTGCTGGCGACACCTTCACCATCGGCAGTCGCACCGAGTCGTCGCCGATCTTCCCCATCAGGGAAAGGATCGCCTTCACCGGCGCTGGGCTCGGTTCCATGAAGTTCGCTGCCAGCAGACGACCGTAGTGGCGATTGATACGTCGCGCGGTTGCCCAGTCATTCTCGAGGGCGGCGCCTACCATCGCCGCCATCTGCCCCGGAATCTCATTCGAGGCCACCGAGACCAGCCCGCAGCCGCCCACGGCAATCGCGGGCAACGCCATTCCATCGTCGCCCGCAAAAACGCTGAAGGCACGCGGCAGAAGATTCACCAACTCCGTGATCTGAGCGATGCTGCCGCTCGACTCCTTGATGCCGATGATGTTTTTTTCTTCAGACAGCCGCAGTACGGTGGCTGGTTCTAAGTTCGCTCCGGTCCGCGAAGGAATGTTGTACAGCAGCACCGGAAGCCCCACTGCTCGCGAAATCGCCCGGAAGTGCTGATACTGGCCCTCCTGCCCAGGCCGGTTGTAATACGGGTTCGCGGTCAGGATACCGGTCAGCCCTGGCATCTGCGCCAAGCGCTCGGCTTTCGCCACAGCTTCGCGAGTTGCGTTGCTGGTGCAGCCGGCGAAGATCGGCACCCGCCCGTCTGCCGCGCCGATCACCACTTCAATGGTCCGCAGCCACTCACCCTCGGTCAGTGTCGCGGCCTCGCCCGTTGTCCCGCATGGAACCAGAAACGAGATGCCCTCTTCAATCTGCCAGTTCACCAGCGCATGCAGCGCCGGTTCGTCCACGCTCCCATCCCTGCGAAAGGGAGTCACAAGAGCGGTGCCACAACCCATCAAATTCATAATCTCTGCAGTCTACCGCGTTTGCGGGCACAACGTGTCCTGCGCGGACGGCGGTCACTTCGGCACTTCGTGCGGTATTGGGCTTCGCGTTGTGCTCGAGTTGCTCGCAAAGTGATCTTCATCCCGACCAACGGGAGCACCACGCGAAGCGGTGGACAAGTCACGAAGTGACCGCTGCCCGCGCAGGGCGCCCGTCCGGCAGGACTAAACCCACTCGCCTGAACGCATCAGCGGCTCGCTGGTCCCATCCTTGCTCACGCCATCCACATCCATCTTCCCCGACCCAATCATCCAGTCGACATGGATGAGGCTGGAGTTCGCTCCGAGCCCCGTCAGCTCTTCCTGCGACATCTTCTCGCCGCCGATCAGGCACGTTGCATACGCCTGGCCCAGCGCGATATGGCTGGCTGCATTTTCGTCGAACAGCGTGTTCCAGAAGAGCACTCCG
This window contains:
- a CDS encoding threonine ammonia-lyase; the protein is MANTVATEDFEAARRRIANVAVRTGLHRIGAEVFAEAGMEAPPFELYVKAESEQPIGSFKLRGAYNMIASMVEQGPSAAERGFITYSSGNHAQGVAYAARAVGAKAVIVMPGNAPMVKREATAALGAEIVLVGNASSDRKRKAEELAERFGYAIIPPYDDLRIIAGQGTCGLEIMEQLAEATGKPAGEDVLVLSPVSGGGLLSGTATAIKLTSHGVKVWGAEPELAADAKESFETKTLVEWPAEKTTRTIGDGLRTQSLGQLNFEHVLKYVDGIVTVSEEEIFAATRFLLRSTKLVPEPSGAVTLAAALFHADALPKAERVVVIMSGGNIETELKSKLMAEIAQV
- a CDS encoding undecaprenyl-diphosphate phosphatase; translation: MPIFQVVILAIVQGLAELLPVSSSAHVVVAEKLLGLDPSSPQMTLVLVMLHTGTMFAVIAYFWNQWKKSYFATADAFKRVLIRIVWATLLTGIIGEVIIKIIEKTAFKGAPKAEIELLFGRLDLVAPALAAAGVIILIAGLLEKRKMAEIVDHSADLRAGATVTMRQAGWIGAVQGLCLPFRGFSRSGATISAGMLVGATKERAERFSFALAVVLTPPVVARELLRLLKATHEATAAGTPIDLHGTLVSALLGAVFAFFAGLVALKWLSSWLESGRWYLFGIYCLVASCVVFYLHTIGY
- a CDS encoding alpha-amylase family protein: MPYFEEQALNKVDRRAFIQLSTGAVLTAGAAPLLADESSPRITSQNGLVRVAGANYTWEYSQRADTFTLRDSQQRVVVRANHQLAVVVAPAANPSDRITVLGQPTSVRVEGNRVVITYESVHRAARVSVTWRFDKEGIWTEPITYDSPDTHDIVSLHYFAAHNDSRVLPALHASFYVVPGISESGAISPIQHNGVHLDESFWLGRGSALPGLSQQWALPVHYFAGFSTPYPVPERDLYTKAQSDAFACGLADLPGGDLFLQFHEAACAPWIDYRSDIWHHLRTPGSVTLGATLLWTVAPGYYEAIAAYYDGLIAAGVIKPKHSSPAKAAVTLTPEFCTWGPQRERDRTGPKLDEAFLNDLYADLKSSGMNAGLFSIDDKWESSYGTLEHSATRLPHFEQFLAQVRADGRKIGMWAALMRCERPEELGLTLDHMLKQPDGKPFTAGDPPYYLLDFTQPLVAEVLDKAVRKFIHRYSPDVFKFDFGYELPALSVAAPKDMAYAGERLMKRGLDVVITAMKQEKPDLVVMYYNLSPLFLDYFDLHSLDDLVLNFGDYDVEANRRIFFSSLMGRLGVPTYGSTGYDWATAPHIWFDSAAVGTIGSLNDFRGDEQGEVGTPEIIARYNGIARILRPSTTFEIVPIGAIPISASLGAHARSWARFEGGNLVLLAWRPYGPDEESPLATNRNDSRIKDAVRSSAPVVVASPDSYAITRSSSLGIVFYGGDTVDIRRTHGSKAAIVSHYFGGATIASKAAVADGRLKISVAPHDANAHPLEWVEVNIS
- a CDS encoding 2,3,4,5-tetrahydropyridine-2,6-dicarboxylate N-succinyltransferase yields the protein MSLELTIEKYFALGADAIGNNEAMTAFLELRGALEAGTLRSAEPDAASATGWRVNAWVKRGILLGFRLGQMTEMGGAEGLGFVDKATYPARRFAVGDGVRVVPGGSSVRSGAYLAKSVVVMPPAYVNVGAYVDEGTMVDSHALVGSCAQIGKRVHLSAAAQIGGVLEPVNASPVIIEDDVLVGGNTGVYEGTIVRSKAVLAAGTVLTRGTPVYDLVNGTVLKATAEMPLIIPAGAVVVPGSRGITKGNGAEWGLSVYTPVIVKYRDEKTELSLALEDLLR
- a CDS encoding alpha/beta hydrolase family protein, whose translation is MSGTDLQHHKVRRKPLERLGRALSRPGSSLRRLRSMRQHQEQNRRKWTRAGALATASLLVFSLALWPWVRTHLQAVAILKILGGQPVPGPIAATVAAPIAITDISFSIPANDGKQQVVRAREYLPVGKKDAPALVVLHGVHHLGIDEPRLEAFAKAISNCGVRVLTPELPDIKDYHVDASSVRTIGESAKWFATQTGTQVGVVGLSFSGGLALVAASEPAYKTAFKFVLAVGSQDSMARVTEYYRTGRDLRPNGSVEELKPHEYGPLVLEYQYVEDFVAAADVPAIKTVLRAHLYEDKAAEISTMAALTAAQKVEAKNLMDTELDGTQEMLVNSDLRHTKELEDLSPHGKLAGLTVPVYLLHGEADNIIPSAETLWLAKELPPAALKAALVSPVISHIDFESSQPTAEDQWRLIDFFAKVMRAAEQKR
- a CDS encoding outer membrane protein assembly factor BamD, with amino-acid sequence MIGKTSGVAGLILLAGIGAASAQKKNKDNQSGYDRSAKATLLHQAIVYVNADADSQRVSLVTPGHEVVVTERNGQWARVFANTDIADKTDDSDVPELSDEDNVTPASGWIRDKGVVSPSTPNGDAILFGAAANLESEAEQPHAPKDAAVQAHLLYRRVAEYYPNSPLAPEAAWRSADVRWRLEKLDVSSLPSAKEQDAYLRPQIYEGDMKRLMKQYPGTKWAAMAAFYLIDNKLCGDWQGLPKCPEMESGLYEKYAKQFPGGPKSDEALYDATYRQGVLVSMYLVDENKKKADAAAERTKSLAAEMQAEYPKSDYTARAASIAYRVAQGIPIFGNDRD
- a CDS encoding ribonuclease J — translated: MAQDKLRMIPLGGLGEFGMNCMALRWQDDIIVIDAGLMFPEEELLGVDIVVPDISYLVENRSKVKAIVLTHGHEDHIGGLPWILSELNVPVYGTEFTLAYVEGKLEEHRLLDDADLIEMLPGHRFTLGPFSIMPIRVTHSLVDCVALAIHTPVGVVLHTGDFKIDLSSPDGKPFDLHAFAELGKNGVLALLQDSTNVDRPGYTPSERAVKPRLDEIFARTKKKLFFSCFSSSIHRIRLAMELAHNHGRKVAIIGRSLDNSTEIAQDLGYLDLPKGLIINPGQIKEMAPDKVCIMISGTQGEPMSALSRAAVNNHKFAKIDPGDTVLLSSRVIPGNEKGIYRMIDHLERRDAKVIHDDGTQGLIHVSGHGSQEELRLMINLVKPKFFIPVHGDYRHLKRHAELAAEVGVVEKVILLEDGEILDLDKNTAVKNGKVTTGRVCIDSGGSIEVVEDVVIRDRKHISEDGILLPIIAINKRTGQVESLPELVMRGFAVDDEQVINEARNIVQKTLNSSSAEEKQDYGVVKEKVRNDLKRFIQKSTSRRPLIMPVILEI